A stretch of the Malus sylvestris chromosome 10, drMalSylv7.2, whole genome shotgun sequence genome encodes the following:
- the LOC126586791 gene encoding inosine-5'-monophosphate dehydrogenase 2-like has translation MMGSFLAGSTEAPGVFVYQNGRRVKKYRGMGSLEAMTKGSDQRYLGDTAKLKIAQGVVGAVADKGSVLKFIPYTMQAVKQGFQDLGASSLQSAHDLLKSSVLRLEVRTGAAQVEGGVHGLVSYEKKSF, from the exons ATGATGGGAAGCTTCTTAGCTGGAAGCACTGAGGCTCCTGGGGTTTTTGTGTATCAG AATGGTCGCCGAGTCAAAAAATATCGAGGCATGGGATCTCTTGAAGCAATGACAAAAGGAAGTGATCAGAGGTACTTGGGCGATACAGCTAAGCTGAAAATTGCACAGGGGGTAGTTGGGGCGGTTGCAGACAAAGGTTCTGTTTTGAAGTTCATACCATACACAATGCAAGCTGTGAAACAAGGTTTCCAAGATCTTGGTGCTTCTTCATTGCAGTCCGCTCATGACCTCTTAAAATCAAGCGTTTTAAGGCTAGAG GTAAGAACAGGAGCAGCACAAGTAGAAGGTGGAGTTCATGGTCTGGTTTCTTACGAGAAGAAATCGTTTTGA